A window of Gammaproteobacteria bacterium genomic DNA:
ACCTCATGATTTATATTGACTGTGGTGGGTGATGAGGAGGTTTCCGATAAGGTCTATTGCCCATGTGGCTAGCAAAGAGGCCGCTGTTGTGGCGGACACGATGATTTCCTTACTCAAGCCTTTCGCTGATCATGTTCACACTATCACGACCGACAACGGCAAGGAGTTTTCTCAACATCAACGAATCGCCAAGGAACTGAATGCGGGGTTCTATTTCGCACACCCATATTCCTCTTGGGAACGTGGCGCCAATGAGAATATGAATGGACTAATCCGCCAGTTCTTTCCAAAGAAGATGAGTCTTAAATTCATCCCTGAAAAACTTATCCAGAGGGCAAAGGATTTCCTAAATCACCGGCCACGGAAATGCCTCGGGTTCAAAACTCCTTTTGAAGTGTTCAATAATGAGTTACAATCGATTAACCCACCCGTTGCACTTCAAGGTTGAATCCGCCTATAAATTAGGCTGACGAAGAAAGCCCGCGTAGGGTGCGGTGAGAGACGAACCGCACCCTACGCGTTGCCCAGTCGATGATGAAATCTCTGTGCAATAATGAAGGACGAATACTCCCTGTGCGGCCTTCTTTTTCGCCGTGAATTTGGCACAGCAACGTAAAAATAACCCCTAGGAAAAAACTCGATCATTTGTGTTACACAAATGATGCGGCTCGCTCCTCACCGCATTCTACACAGATTGGAGGAACAAATGAAGAGAATCGCCGTATTTTGCTATGGAATTATTGGCTTTTTGTTATTTACTAACCTGCGCGTTGGTTAGGGGACAAGCAAGTAAAAATAATCTATTATTAGTCCAACCAAAAAATAAGACATGAAATTGCTAAAATTATGAAAAATTCTGATGGACGTTCTCTCGATCACTCTACCCTTGAGTATATAAGGCTTCAAGCAGTAAAAGCTGTACGTAAAGGAATGTCTCCTAGGGAGGTGGGCGAGATTTTCGGTATGCACCGATCGAAGGTGTACGAATGGGTGAAGAAGGCAAAAGAGATGGGTCTAGCTACGTTAAATGCGAAACCTGTCCCTGGAAGAAAATCCTTCATCAATGAACAGCAAGAAGGAATACTCGTATTCTGGCTGTGCGCATTTACCCCATTGGATTTTGAATTCTCGACAGTCTTATGGACAACTGAAATGATAAAGACATTAATAGAGAGGAAATTTTCTATTTACATGAGTCGTTCCGCGGTGGGCCGTTTTTTGCGCCGCATTAATTTAACTCCACAACGGCCAGTATATCGTGCGATAGAGAGGGACCAATTTTCAGTAGATAATTGGATTAACAAAGAGTTTCCTAGAATCAAAGAGTTGGCAAGTAATGAGGGTGCTATAATCTATTTTCTTGATGAGGCTGGGGCGCGCACCGATTATCACGCGGGTACAACTTGGGGGCTAGAAGGTTTAACTCCCATAATTCCCTCCACTGGTGGACGTTATCGCATAAATATGATCGCTGCGATAACTTCTGAAGGAAAGATGCATTTCCAAATAGGTCCCTCATCGCTCAATGGTGGTGCGTTTGTTGAATATCTAAAAATTTTGGCTCAAGAGAATTCATGCCCCATCTATATTGTAACAGACGGGTATTCTGCCCATCATGCAAAAGTAGTTAAGGAATATCTGGAGACGACAAATGGAAAGGTTAAAATATTCTTTCTTCCCACCTATTCTCCACACCTTAATCCTGTCGAGCTAGTATGGAGCAATATTAAGACACAAGGAATTGCGCGTCACCTTATTCGTAATGTGGAGGAGTTAAAAAATAAAGCTACTCAACTTTTAGAGGATTTAAAAAAATCGCCAGAGAAAGTCAGAGAACTTTTTAAAGAAGAATCCGTCCAATATGCTATTTAGCTGGAGTCCCCTAACCAACGCGCAGGTTAGTAATGCGAGCCTGCTCTATTTTGTTGGTTTTGTTGGTAACCTGCCTTTCCTGCCAAAGACGGTTGACTCTGGTTTTGCACCCTCTCTACCTTTTGCGATTCTACTCAATATTGCGTTCATTGCTATTTTCGGGCTGCAACATTCTTTCATGGCCCGCCCAGAATTTAAACGCTGGAGTTCCCGGTTCCTAGAAGAATCTATGGAACGGAGCACCTATGTGATATTAGCAAGCCTCTTGCTCTTCATGTTGTCCTGGCATTGGCAACCCTTGCCAATGGCGGTTTGGAATATTACCAATCCTCCGGGATATTTTATTCTACGTGGATTGTTTTGGTTGGGATGGGGTTTGGCAATATTTTCATCGGGATTGATCGATATTCTCGATCTGACGGGCCTGCGTCAGGTCAGCGCTTACCTAAAGGGTGTTCCCCATGCCCCTCCTGAATTTAAGATACAATCTATTTATCGATATATTCGACACCCGATAATGCTGGGCACGCTCATTGGTTTGTGGGCAACTCCAACAATGACAGCCGGTCATCTGTTGTTATCGGTAGGATTCAGTACTTATATCTTTGTTGGCATCGTCTATGAAGAAAGAGATCTGGCTGGAATTATCGGGGAAAAATATCGAGACTACCAACGAACGACAAAAATCATAATTCCTTTTGTCTTTTAACAAAGCAACTCCCAGGCATTCATATCAAAAATAGATGAATCGTCCACACTAGAAAATGGGATGCGTATCTAGCCAACAAGTATTAGTTACCAAAGTAACGGTTCAACGGTTTGCTAAGCAGCCAATTGGCTTTTGTTACGTTAATGGCAGTAAATCGACAAAGCGCAGAAGGTTCCCAATAATGGCTGATCTGTTCGAGCCAATTGTCCGCCACTTCGATAGCTGCGACTATTTACCGACATGGCGGGCTATGCAGCAATTCACTGCTACGCGCACCCCTCTGACCCCCGATGAAATTTGGTTGTTGGAACATCCGCCCATTTATACCCTGGGCCAAGCCAGTCGCCCTGAACATCTCCTGAACCCTGAAGCTATTCCGGTCATTAAAACAGATCGAGGTGGTCAGGTTACCTATCATGGCCCAGGACAAGTCGTTGCCTATACGCTCCTGGATATTGGACGGCGTGGACTGGGAATACGACACCTGGTGAATATGTTGGAACAGGCGGTGGTAAACCTACTTAGGGATTACAATATCACTGCCCATGCTCGTCCCGAAGCTCCCGGCGTCTACGTGGGAGCGGCCAAGATTGCCTCCTTGGGGCTACGGGTCCGCCATGGTCGTGTCTATCATGGATTGGCCCTCAATGTTGCGATGAATCTCTCTCCTTTCGCCCGAATTAACCCTTGTGGATATCCGGGTCTAGCGATTACTCAACTCTCTGATCTTGGCGGTCCTATCGATTCAGCGAAGGTTGCCAAGGCATTATCTATACATTTGCTTGGGGTTTTAGGGTGAACTATGTCATCGTCCGGTAACAATCGCGCCGTAGAGTTTGCTTCAATCAATCTTACGAGGTTCATCGCATGAAATTTCTAAGAAATACGGTATCTACCCTGTTAGTGACAGGTATAACCCTTGCGTTTCCGATCCAAGCCGCTGAGATTACTGGTGCCGGCGCTACCTTTCCCGCACCGATCTACGCTAAGTGGGCCGATGTCTACCAAAAGGAAACCGGTCACAAGATCAATTATCAGTCCATTGGTTCTGGGGGCGGCATCAAGCAGATCACGGCTAAGACCGTAGATTTTGGTGCCTCGGACATGCCCCTCAAGCCCGAAGATCTGGAAAAAAGTGGATTGATTCAATTTCCTGCGGTAATTGGCGGTGAGGTATTGGCATATAACCTACCCGGCGTCAAATCCGGTGAGGTGCGTCTGACGCCTGCCGTTCTTGCCGATATCTATCTCGGTAAGATCACCAAATGGAACGATAAAGCCATCGCGGATCTAAATCAAAAGCAGCCTTTGCCTGACCAGGCTATTGCCGTGGTTCGCCGTGCCGACGGATCAGGCACCACCTTCCTCTTCACCAATTACCTATCCAAGGTCAGCCCCGAATGGCAGCAAAAAGTGGGTGAAGGCACCGCCGTACAATGGCCCGTGGGTCTTGGTGGTAAGGGTAACGAGGGCGTCGCCGCCTTTGTTCAACGCATCCCCGGCGCTATTGGTTACGTAGAATTCGCCTACGCCCTGCAGAACAAAATGAGTTATGTGTTGCTACAAAACGCAGCGGGCAACTATCCCGTACCCGGCAATGCTTCCTTCAAGGCCGCAGCGGCCCAAGCGGATTGGACCAAATCTGCGTTTTACGAGATACTGACCAATGAATCGGGTAAAGATGCCTGGCCAATTACCGGGGCTACCTTCATCCTGATGCATAAGGCCCAAGACAAGCCACAACAAGGTACTGAGGTCTTAAAGTTTTTCGACTGGGCCTATAAAAATGGCGCAAAATTGGCCGAAGAACTTCATTATGTACCGTTGCCTGATAGCCTAATCAAGACCATTCGCACCAGTTGGGGCGAAGTCAAAGACGCATTCGGCAAGTCAGTCTACCAATAATTAGAGGATAATCCTCCACCACCAATTCCCGCAACGCGCATTAGGTAGCGTCGCGGGAATTTTCTTTTGTGCATAAAACACTATGGCCCATCATTCCGCTTTCTGGCATCGCTTTGGCGATTGGTTGTTTTTCAACCTAAGTCGATTCTTCGCATTACTGACTTTGCTCCTGTTATTGGGGATTATATTATCGTTATTGCATGGCGCAATGCCGGCTATCGATCGTTTTGGTTTTGCCTTTCTGTGGACCGGTGAATGGAATCCGCCCAAGGATCGGTTTGGCGCAATGATCCCCATCTACGGTACGTTAGCTACCTCCACGGTGGCGTTGCTAATTTCGATCCCAATTAGCTTCGGCATTGCATTATTTCTAACCGAACTGGCGCCAGCTTGGTTACGCCGTCCCTTGGGGATCACCATCGAACTCTTGGCCGGGATCCCCAGTATCGTTTATGGAATGTGGGGCCTGCTGGTCTTTGTGCCGATATTCTCTCAGCACATCCAACCATTACTCGCGGCAACCCTGGGGAAACTTCCTCTCATCGGTGCATTTTTCGAGGGACCACCACTCGGTATCGGTATCCTTAGCGCAGGGATTATTTTGGCGGTAATGACGATTCCCTTTATTGCCTCGGTAATGCGTGACGTATTTGAGACTACACCTGCAATGCTCAAAGAATCGGCCTACGCCCTCGGCGCCACGACCTGGGAGGTGATCTGGCATGTGGTCCTGCCCTATACCAAAGTTGGTGTTATCGGTGGCATCATGCTGGGGCTGGGGCGTGCCCTTGGGGAAACCATGGCGGTAACCTTTCTTATTGGCAACACGAATTTCTTCAACGGGATATCCCTCTTCCTGCCGGGAAATAGTATCGCTTCGGCCTTGGCCAATGAATTTGCTGAGGCCGACTCGCCACTCTATACTGCCGCATTGATTGAACTTGGATTGATCCTGTTCGTGATTACACTAATCGTGTTGACGCTCGCAAAGTTGTTGCTCATGCGATTGACGATGCGCGAAGGAAATTACACATGAACATCCCTTTACGCAAATTGCGCGCGGTCAAGAATTACGTTGCCTTAGCTATTTCCATGATGGCCATGGCATTCGGCCTTTTTTGGGTGATCTGGATTCTTGCCACAACCATCGATCTGGGCATCACGAGCCTCTCATTACAATTGTTTACCGAGATGACCCCACCACCTGGATCTGCTTCCGGTGGTTTGGCCAATGCCATTGTCGGTAGTCTGATCCTGGTGGTGCTGGCGACGCTAGTGGGTACGCCGGTGGGATTGATGGCGGGGGTCTATCTGGCAGAATATGGTCGTCACACCTGGCTTGGACACATGACACGGTTTATCAACGATTTACTATTGTCATCACCTTCCATTATTGTCGGCCTGTTCATCTATGAGGTTTACGTAGCAAAGGTCGGACACTTCTCCGCTACGGCAGGAGTGGCGGCGCTGTCGCTGATCGTCATCCCCGTGGTGATTCGTACAACGGAAAATATGCTTCGCTTGGTACCTAACGGGTTACGTGAGGCGGCTTTTGCGTTGGGCGCACCGAAGTGGCAGGTTATTGGCAAAGTAACCTTGAAGGCGTCCCTCACCGGTGTTACGACCGGGGTATTGCTGGCCGTAGCCCGAATCTCCGGTGAGACAGCGCCCCTGCTGTTTACCGCATTGTCCAACCAATTCTGGAGCCTTGATATCAATGCGCCCATGGCCAGTTTACCAGTGACAATCTTCAAGTTTGCCATGAGTCCCTTCGAGGATTGGCAGGATCTCGCTTGGGCAGGTGTCTTTTTAATCACCCTGGGCGTTCTTGGTCTCAATATCCTTGCCCGTGCACTATTTTTGCGTGAGAACAATAGTTAGGATTCCTGAAGATGATGAATAGAAATTCTTCGGTCGCTGCGGGGACGTGTCAGATCTTGATGCGAAATCTCAATTTCTACTATGGAAAATACCAGGCCTTGAAGAATATTGAGATCGAGGTATTCAAGCAGCGAATCACTGCCTTTATCGGACCTTCCGGTTGTGGCAAGTCGACACTACTCCGAGTCTTGAATCGCATGTATGACCTCTATCCAGAACAACGGGCAGAGGGAGAAGTTCTACTGAGCGGTCGGAATATTCTCGACCATGATATCGACGTGAACGAATTACGCGCCAAGGTCGGCATGGTCTTTCAGAAGCCCACGCCTTTTCCAATGTCAATCTACGACAACATCGCATTTGGTGTCCGCTTACACGAGCGACTAACCCGCGTCGATATGGACGATCGCGTCGAATGGGCCTTGCGTAAAGCTGCACTTTGGGGTGAGGTAAAAAACAAGCTCTCGCAGAGTGGGATCAGTCTTTCCGGTGGACAGCAACAACGCTTGTGTATTGCCCGGGCGATTGCAGTAAAACCAGAGGTATTATTACTGGACGAGCCTACCTCGGCGCTGGACCCGATTTCAACGATGCATATTGAAGAATTACTGCAAGAGTTGAAACAGGATTTTACCATTGTCATTGTTACCCACAATATGCAACAAGCGGCTCGTGCCTCAGACTATACTGCCTACATGTATCTTGGCGAATTGATAGAATTCGGTGTTACCGATCAGATTTTTGTCAAGCCCAACAAAAAAGAAACTGAAGACTATATCACCGGTCGTTTTGGTTAATCGCTGGAGAGGAAACAAACTAAATGTTTACTAAGGACCACACCGCCAAGATGTACGATCAAGATCTGGATTCCATCCGAAGCCGAGTATTGCTCATGGGGGGCTTAGTGGAAAATCAGATTCGTTCTGCAATTGCTGCTTTCTCTGAAGGAGATGCAGACAAGGCCGATGCCATAGACACAGAGGACCATCGGGTCAATGCCTTGGAGGTAGCTATTGATCTAGACTGTGCCCAGATTATTGCACGTCGCCAACCAGCCGCAGTGGATCTGCGAATGCTCATGGGGATCAGCAAGATTGTTACGGACCTGGAACGATGTGGTGATGAAGCAGCCAAAATCGCACGAATGACGCGGACGATCTACAGTCGTGATATGTGCCGGGTATCCTGCATTACCGATGTGCGCGACATGGGCAATCTTGCCGTAGAGATGTTACGTACCGCCCTGGATACCTTTGTACGACAAGATGCGATAGAAGCCGCTAATATTGTACGTGAGGATCTGGAGATCGATGGTAAATTTAAGGGTATCACGCGTCAATTGATCACCTTCATGATGGAGGACCCGCGCATGATCTCCAGCGCCCTGGAGATCATGCTGATCGCTAAAGCAGTAGAGCGCATCGGTGACCATGCCAAGAATATCGCAGAGCAGGTGATCTACATCGTGCGAGGTACCGATGTGCGCCATGTAGCTATCGATCGTCTGGAATTGGAAGCCAAGGGCGAAAATCGTCACGGGTAAATAACTATGGCTGGCGTAACCCCTCGTTTGTTAGTAGTCGAAGATGAACCGGCGATTCGCGAATTGCTCCGCACAACCTTGACGCCAGCGGGTTTCGAGGTAGAAGTTGCCGAGAGCGCCGAGGCTGCCCTTACGTGTCTATGCGAATTTCTTCCAGAGGCTATTCTCATCGACTGGATGCTGCCCGGGATTTCTGGATTTCAATTGTTGCGACGATTACGTACAGAGGCCCGGACACGCAATCTGCCATTAATTTTGCTCACTGCTCGGGGCAGTGAGTCGGATCGCGTTACCGGTCTAGAAAGCGGTGCGGATGATTACATCACCAAGCCGTTTAGCCCACGGGAATTGGTCGCACGGTTGCGGGCGGTATTACGTCGGCGTGCGCCTCAACATGCGGGTGACTTTCTGGAACTGGGTGGCGTGCGGCTCGATCCATCAGCGGTGTTGGTTTCTGTCAAAGATCAGCACTGCCCTCTCGGACCAACGGAATTCAAACTTTTGCGTGTACTTATGGCCCATCCCGGGCGAGTATTCAGTCGCTGTCAACTATTGGACCTAGCCTGGGGAGAGGAGCGCTGTGTAGAGGAGCGAACCGTCGATGTCTCTATCCGTCGCCTACGAATCGCCCTGACGGATGCCGGCGGTGCGGGTGAAGCGCTGATCGAGACGGTGCGCGGCGTAGGTTACCGGTTTACCACCCCATGAACCTTTGGATGGCCTTTCTCCTTCGCCTGTTGCTGCTATTTACCTTCGCGGTCATGGCGAACCTGTTCTTTGGTCCATGGACGGCGGTAGGCATATTGGTAGCGGGTTTTATTTTGATCCATGGCTACCACCTGTGGCAGTTGGCTCGTTTGCGGGATTGGCTGGCCCAACAGACTCGTGAGGAGGGGGGAAGTGTGGGGACTGCCCCGCTCCCGGATGCGTTGGGTGCCTGGGGCGACGCTTTCGCGGCCCTTTTCCGGCTACATCGAGCGGAACGTGCCGCCCAACGCTATCTAACCACCGCCCTGGCACACCTACGCAAGGCGGCAGAGGCACTGCCAGAGGGCGTGGTGTTGTTGGATAAAACCATGCACATCGAATGGGTGAACCCCCAATCCGCACGGGATCTAGGTATTGATCCAGAGCGAGATCGTGGGACCCTCATCACCCACCTTGTTCGGGACCCGGAATTCAGTACCTATCTAGCGGTGGGGGGAGACGCCATCGTACTTCATCGTTCAGGAGAACCCGCACGAACCCTTTCGGTGGCGGTGGTGCCCTTTGCGGAGACAGGACGGCTACTCATTAGTCGCGACATTTCAGCCATTGAACAGGCAAACACGGTGCGTCGCGATTTTATTGCCAACGTATCCCATGAGCTGCGCACCCCGCTAACGGTGATCGTTGGTTTC
This region includes:
- a CDS encoding transposase; its protein translation is MRRFPIRSIAHVASKEAAVVADTMISLLKPFADHVHTITTDNGKEFSQHQRIAKELNAGFYFAHPYSSWERGANENMNGLIRQFFPKKMSLKFIPEKLIQRAKDFLNHRPRKCLGFKTPFEVFNNELQSINPPVALQG
- the phoU gene encoding negative regulator of the pho regulon, encoding MFTKDHTAKMYDQDLDSIRSRVLLMGGLVENQIRSAIAAFSEGDADKADAIDTEDHRVNALEVAIDLDCAQIIARRQPAAVDLRMLMGISKIVTDLERCGDEAAKIARMTRTIYSRDMCRVSCITDVRDMGNLAVEMLRTALDTFVRQDAIEAANIVREDLEIDGKFKGITRQLITFMMEDPRMISSALEIMLIAKAVERIGDHAKNIAEQVIYIVRGTDVRHVAIDRLELEAKGENRHG
- the mddA gene encoding Methanethiol S-methyltransferase, which gives rise to MLFSWSPLTNAQVSNASLLYFVGFVGNLPFLPKTVDSGFAPSLPFAILLNIAFIAIFGLQHSFMARPEFKRWSSRFLEESMERSTYVILASLLLFMLSWHWQPLPMAVWNITNPPGYFILRGLFWLGWGLAIFSSGLIDILDLTGLRQVSAYLKGVPHAPPEFKIQSIYRYIRHPIMLGTLIGLWATPTMTAGHLLLSVGFSTYIFVGIVYEERDLAGIIGEKYRDYQRTTKIIIPFVF
- the lipB gene encoding lipoyl(octanoyl) transferase, whose product is MADLFEPIVRHFDSCDYLPTWRAMQQFTATRTPLTPDEIWLLEHPPIYTLGQASRPEHLLNPEAIPVIKTDRGGQVTYHGPGQVVAYTLLDIGRRGLGIRHLVNMLEQAVVNLLRDYNITAHARPEAPGVYVGAAKIASLGLRVRHGRVYHGLALNVAMNLSPFARINPCGYPGLAITQLSDLGGPIDSAKVAKALSIHLLGVLG
- the pstA gene encoding phosphate ABC transporter membrane subunit PstA, with amino-acid sequence MNIPLRKLRAVKNYVALAISMMAMAFGLFWVIWILATTIDLGITSLSLQLFTEMTPPPGSASGGLANAIVGSLILVVLATLVGTPVGLMAGVYLAEYGRHTWLGHMTRFINDLLLSSPSIIVGLFIYEVYVAKVGHFSATAGVAALSLIVIPVVIRTTENMLRLVPNGLREAAFALGAPKWQVIGKVTLKASLTGVTTGVLLAVARISGETAPLLFTALSNQFWSLDINAPMASLPVTIFKFAMSPFEDWQDLAWAGVFLITLGVLGLNILARALFLRENNS
- the pstS gene encoding phosphate ABC transporter periplasmic binding protein, which encodes MKFLRNTVSTLLVTGITLAFPIQAAEITGAGATFPAPIYAKWADVYQKETGHKINYQSIGSGGGIKQITAKTVDFGASDMPLKPEDLEKSGLIQFPAVIGGEVLAYNLPGVKSGEVRLTPAVLADIYLGKITKWNDKAIADLNQKQPLPDQAIAVVRRADGSGTTFLFTNYLSKVSPEWQQKVGEGTAVQWPVGLGGKGNEGVAAFVQRIPGAIGYVEFAYALQNKMSYVLLQNAAGNYPVPGNASFKAAAAQADWTKSAFYEILTNESGKDAWPITGATFILMHKAQDKPQQGTEVLKFFDWAYKNGAKLAEELHYVPLPDSLIKTIRTSWGEVKDAFGKSVYQ
- the pstC gene encoding phosphate ABC transporter membrane subunit PstC; this encodes MAHHSAFWHRFGDWLFFNLSRFFALLTLLLLLGIILSLLHGAMPAIDRFGFAFLWTGEWNPPKDRFGAMIPIYGTLATSTVALLISIPISFGIALFLTELAPAWLRRPLGITIELLAGIPSIVYGMWGLLVFVPIFSQHIQPLLAATLGKLPLIGAFFEGPPLGIGILSAGIILAVMTIPFIASVMRDVFETTPAMLKESAYALGATTWEVIWHVVLPYTKVGVIGGIMLGLGRALGETMAVTFLIGNTNFFNGISLFLPGNSIASALANEFAEADSPLYTAALIELGLILFVITLIVLTLAKLLLMRLTMREGNYT
- the phoB gene encoding DNA-binding transcriptional dual regulator PhoB; translation: MAGVTPRLLVVEDEPAIRELLRTTLTPAGFEVEVAESAEAALTCLCEFLPEAILIDWMLPGISGFQLLRRLRTEARTRNLPLILLTARGSESDRVTGLESGADDYITKPFSPRELVARLRAVLRRRAPQHAGDFLELGGVRLDPSAVLVSVKDQHCPLGPTEFKLLRVLMAHPGRVFSRCQLLDLAWGEERCVEERTVDVSIRRLRIALTDAGGAGEALIETVRGVGYRFTTP
- the pstB gene encoding phosphate ABC transporter ATP binding subunit — its product is MMNRNSSVAAGTCQILMRNLNFYYGKYQALKNIEIEVFKQRITAFIGPSGCGKSTLLRVLNRMYDLYPEQRAEGEVLLSGRNILDHDIDVNELRAKVGMVFQKPTPFPMSIYDNIAFGVRLHERLTRVDMDDRVEWALRKAALWGEVKNKLSQSGISLSGGQQQRLCIARAIAVKPEVLLLDEPTSALDPISTMHIEELLQELKQDFTIVIVTHNMQQAARASDYTAYMYLGELIEFGVTDQIFVKPNKKETEDYITGRFG
- a CDS encoding transposase; this translates as MKNSDGRSLDHSTLEYIRLQAVKAVRKGMSPREVGEIFGMHRSKVYEWVKKAKEMGLATLNAKPVPGRKSFINEQQEGILVFWLCAFTPLDFEFSTVLWTTEMIKTLIERKFSIYMSRSAVGRFLRRINLTPQRPVYRAIERDQFSVDNWINKEFPRIKELASNEGAIIYFLDEAGARTDYHAGTTWGLEGLTPIIPSTGGRYRINMIAAITSEGKMHFQIGPSSLNGGAFVEYLKILAQENSCPIYIVTDGYSAHHAKVVKEYLETTNGKVKIFFLPTYSPHLNPVELVWSNIKTQGIARHLIRNVEELKNKATQLLEDLKKSPEKVRELFKEESVQYAI